The nucleotide window GGCATGCTGGCGCCCGAACAGCTCGAGATGGCGCTCGCCGAACAGCGCGAGACCGGAGCCCGGCTCGGCGATATTCTCATCAACAGCGGGTACATCACCGAACAGCAGCTCGTCGAGGTGCTCGAATTTCAGCTTGGCATCCCGCACGTGATCCTCGCCAACATGAAAATTGACCCCGAGGTGCTGAAGCTCGTGCCGGAGCGCCTCGCCGAGACGTATGTCCTCATCCCGTATCGCAAGGTGGGCAACCGGCTGCACGTCGCCATGGCGGATCCGCTCGACTACTACGCCATTGACGATCTGCGCCGGTCCACCAATCTCGTCATCATGCCGTCCATCGCCACGAGGCAGGACATCCAGGCGGCCATCTCTCGCCACTACCGAGGCAACGAAGTGTTCGAGTCGGCCATCCGATCCATCGCCGAGTCTGCGCTGCAGCGCCCGGAGCCGGAGCAGGAAAGCCGGGCGGCCGACTCGCCGGTCGTGCGCGCGCTGAACCAAATCCTCGTCGAGGCCGCCGACGCCGGCGCCTCCGACGTCCACCTCGATCCGCAGGCCGATGGCGTGGTGCTCCGTTTTCGCGTCGACGGGTTTCTACGCACGGAGCGCGTCATCCCGCGCAACTTGCAGAGCGGGCTCGTGGCTCGCGTCAAAATTATGGCCCGGCTCAACATCGCCGAGCAGCGGCTGCCGCAGGACGGAAGGTTTGAATTTTCGGAGGAAGGCCACCGCGTCGACGTCCGCGTCTCCACCATGCCGACCGCGCACGGCGAGAAGGTGGTGTTGCGCGTTTTCGATCTCGGCAAGCGCGCTTTCACGATGCATGAGCTTGGCTTTTCGCCGGAGAACCTCGCCCGCTTTGAGCGCATGATCACGCGCCCGTATGGCGCGGTGTTGATCACGGGGCCGACGGGATCGGGCAAGACGTCGACCTTGTACGCCGCCTTAAAACGGCTGTCGACGCCGGAGGTCAATGTCATCACCATCGAGGACCCGATTGAGTACCAGCTCGAGGGGGTCAATCAGGTGCAGGTGAACCCGGCGGCG belongs to Alicyclobacillus vulcanalis and includes:
- a CDS encoding GspE/PulE family protein yields the protein MARKRMGELLVESGMLAPEQLEMALAEQRETGARLGDILINSGYITEQQLVEVLEFQLGIPHVILANMKIDPEVLKLVPERLAETYVLIPYRKVGNRLHVAMADPLDYYAIDDLRRSTNLVIMPSIATRQDIQAAISRHYRGNEVFESAIRSIAESALQRPEPEQESRAADSPVVRALNQILVEAADAGASDVHLDPQADGVVLRFRVDGFLRTERVIPRNLQSGLVARVKIMARLNIAEQRLPQDGRFEFSEEGHRVDVRVSTMPTAHGEKVVLRVFDLGKRAFTMHELGFSPENLARFERMITRPYGAVLITGPTGSGKTSTLYAALKRLSTPEVNVITIEDPIEYQLEGVNQVQVNPAAGLTFARGLRAILRQDPDIIMVGEIRDNETAEIAMRAALTGHRVLSTLHTNDAASAINRLMDMGVPPYMMASGVTGVVAQRLVRVICSRCKRERAVTPLEREIFEENGLAPESVVEGTGCPACGHTGFKGRMAVQEVLEVDDEIARLILTSRSTDEYVRAAKEQGMRTMFQDGLEKALQGKTTLQEVLRVTAVT